A DNA window from Candidatus Hydrogenedentota bacterium contains the following coding sequences:
- a CDS encoding Gfo/Idh/MocA family oxidoreductase, with amino-acid sequence MKQTGITRRKFISLSAALAAGVAAGAPRAAARTLGANDRIRLGIIGMGNRGMQLLREATAKSASLNVRVAAVCDIFEPRKLRAQAASGGELLHRWQDLVERPDIDAVVIATPDHWHAPIAIAAMQSGKDVYCEKPMAHSIEEARAFRDAAATTKRVVQIGSQSASEPQWHAAHEIVASGKLGPILWSQENYRPRAAQAQVAQDFRDVTPATLDWDAFVGSAEKRPFTEDRYLGWRKYWDYSGGVATDQHYEKLAGLMVALGAEFPVRVSAAGGVYAQDGREAPDSFVVTCEFPNSRTVVLASSAASAGELPAVIRGREATMYVAESGLTIEAEYEFRKDVQARFGQERGIELPAGEREEHFDNWVRCIRTREKCVCDEEMSYRTMVAIGMGVEAFKQGRTLYFDPATEQVVLGRAHHRVA; translated from the coding sequence ATGAAGCAAACCGGAATCACGCGACGGAAGTTCATCTCGCTTTCGGCGGCGTTGGCGGCGGGTGTTGCGGCAGGCGCGCCGAGGGCCGCCGCGCGCACATTGGGCGCGAATGACCGGATACGCTTGGGCATCATTGGGATGGGCAACCGCGGTATGCAGTTGCTTCGCGAAGCGACGGCCAAGAGCGCGTCGCTGAACGTCCGCGTGGCGGCGGTGTGCGACATCTTCGAGCCGCGCAAGCTGCGCGCACAAGCCGCGAGCGGCGGAGAACTGCTGCATCGCTGGCAGGATCTCGTTGAACGTCCGGATATCGATGCGGTCGTAATCGCAACGCCAGATCATTGGCATGCGCCTATCGCGATTGCGGCGATGCAGTCAGGCAAGGACGTGTACTGCGAAAAGCCAATGGCGCACAGCATCGAGGAGGCCAGGGCGTTCAGGGACGCCGCAGCCACCACAAAACGTGTTGTGCAGATCGGGTCGCAATCGGCATCGGAGCCTCAGTGGCATGCGGCGCATGAGATTGTTGCGTCGGGGAAGCTGGGACCGATTCTGTGGAGTCAGGAGAATTACCGTCCACGCGCGGCGCAGGCGCAGGTAGCGCAGGATTTCCGCGATGTGACTCCGGCGACTTTGGATTGGGACGCATTCGTGGGTTCCGCGGAGAAGCGCCCATTCACCGAAGACCGATATTTGGGATGGCGCAAGTATTGGGACTACAGCGGCGGCGTCGCGACCGATCAGCATTACGAGAAGCTGGCCGGTTTGATGGTCGCCCTCGGGGCGGAGTTCCCGGTTCGCGTGTCGGCGGCGGGCGGTGTGTATGCGCAGGATGGTCGCGAGGCGCCGGACTCGTTTGTGGTAACTTGCGAGTTTCCCAACAGCCGCACGGTGGTTCTTGCGTCGTCGGCAGCAAGCGCAGGGGAGTTGCCGGCGGTCATTCGTGGGCGTGAGGCGACGATGTACGTAGCCGAAAGCGGCCTTACCATCGAGGCCGAGTACGAATTTCGCAAGGACGTGCAAGCGCGGTTTGGCCAGGAACGGGGCATCGAGCTCCCCGCGGGCGAACGGGAAGAGCACTTCGACAATTGGGTTCGATGCATCCGTACGCGCGAGAAGTGCGTGTGTGATGAAGAGATGTCTTACAGGACGATGGTGGCTATCGGGATGGGGGTCGAGGCATTCAAGCAAGGCCGCACGCTTTATTTCGATCCGGCCACGGAGCAAGTTGTCTTAGGCCGTGCGCACCATCGCGTGGCATAA
- a CDS encoding C39 family peptidase encodes MNSATHLEILPQPDDTTCGPTCLHAVYHYFGDDIELDQVIKETPSLEEGGTLASLLAGHALRRGYDVSLYSYNLRIFDPTWQSLPPVALIDKLESRLHYSRSEKRKKAVRAYIDVLKLGGRVLFEELTVSLLERILTQSTPVLTGLSSTYLYQCPREYGPKNEWDDIRGDPQGHFVVLCGYDSDHREVLVADPLEPNPFAKDHFYSVSIDRVLCAILLGVLTYDGNLLLIEPKANKS; translated from the coding sequence ATGAACAGCGCGACGCATCTTGAAATACTTCCGCAGCCCGACGACACAACATGCGGACCGACATGTCTGCATGCTGTATATCATTATTTTGGGGACGATATAGAGCTCGACCAGGTCATCAAAGAGACTCCCAGCCTGGAAGAAGGCGGCACGCTGGCATCGCTGTTGGCGGGTCATGCGTTGCGCCGGGGGTACGATGTGTCGCTCTATTCGTACAACCTGCGCATATTCGATCCGACGTGGCAGTCGCTTCCGCCGGTCGCTCTGATTGACAAGTTGGAGAGCCGGCTGCATTACTCGCGCTCGGAGAAGCGCAAGAAGGCGGTGCGCGCGTACATCGATGTATTGAAGCTTGGAGGGCGCGTCCTCTTTGAGGAGCTGACGGTAAGCCTTCTGGAGCGAATCCTCACTCAATCGACACCGGTGTTGACGGGATTGAGTTCGACGTATTTGTACCAGTGTCCGCGCGAATACGGGCCGAAGAACGAGTGGGACGATATTCGCGGGGATCCCCAAGGGCATTTTGTGGTCCTGTGCGGGTACGATTCGGATCACAGAGAAGTGCTGGTGGCCGATCCGTTGGAACCAAATCCGTTTGCGAAGGATCACTTCTATTCGGTTAGTATTGATCGGGTGCTGTGCGCTATCTTGCTGGGCGTCCTGACCTACGACGGAAACTTGCTGCTCATCGAGCCAAAGGCCAACAAGAGCTGA